A section of the Sulfurihydrogenibium subterraneum DSM 15120 genome encodes:
- a CDS encoding 6-pyruvoyl trahydropterin synthase family protein yields the protein MKYEITKIFRFEAGHRVWKQDLSSGKTAKLSEGVLIENKCVNLHGHSYVLEVTVGSDTLNEQDVVVDFYHIKSALKDLVDNVFDHSFIIDVNDPIYPKFKELFGCYKITEVNFCPTAEALAKYFYDFLVKKLKEANLEEDIKVVSVTLWETATGKATYRGE from the coding sequence ATGAAGTATGAAATAACTAAAATTTTTAGATTTGAAGCAGGCCACAGGGTTTGGAAGCAAGATTTAAGCTCTGGAAAAACTGCAAAACTATCTGAAGGTGTTTTAATTGAAAATAAGTGCGTAAACCTTCACGGACATAGTTACGTGTTAGAGGTTACTGTTGGTTCTGATACGTTAAACGAACAAGATGTGGTCGTTGATTTTTACCATATAAAATCTGCGTTAAAAGACTTAGTAGATAACGTTTTTGACCACTCGTTTATAATAGACGTAAACGACCCAATATATCCAAAGTTTAAGGAGCTTTTTGGTTGTTATAAAATTACAGAAGTTAACTTCTGCCCTACAGCTGAAGCACTGGCTAAATACTTTTACGACTTTTTAGTTAAAAAACTAAAAGAGGCTAATTTAGAAGAAGATATAAAAGTTGTAAGTGTGACTCTTTGGGAAACGGCAACAGGAAAGGCAACTTATAGAGGAGAGTAG
- a CDS encoding dihydroorotate dehydrogenase electron transfer subunit, with the protein MIYDLDCKILENRYISGKTYILKVEAPDIAKNTKPGQFVMVKPTLDDYYDPLLRRAFAIADVEGDTITLFYDVYGKGTLYLTTKREGEYLKVLGPLGNNLFPDNYDNYIIVGGGIGFAGLSLFIKEIKEKGKKYTALYGARKKEELSMIEWIEKNQVEVIYYTDDGSFGKKGLITQDLEKIIEDNPEAPLLVCGPKGMMKAVSKIAISKNRPCYLSLESRMACGIGICVGCVVKDKSKDTYVRVCYEGPVFEAKEIEIL; encoded by the coding sequence GTGATTTACGATTTAGACTGTAAAATCTTAGAAAACAGGTACATAAGTGGAAAAACTTATATTCTTAAAGTAGAAGCTCCAGATATAGCAAAAAACACAAAACCTGGACAGTTTGTAATGGTAAAACCAACTTTAGATGACTACTACGACCCTTTACTTAGAAGAGCCTTTGCAATAGCCGATGTAGAAGGTGATACGATTACTTTATTTTATGACGTTTACGGAAAAGGTACTTTATATCTAACAACAAAAAGAGAAGGTGAGTATTTAAAAGTCCTTGGACCTTTAGGTAATAACCTTTTTCCAGATAATTATGATAACTATATAATAGTAGGTGGTGGTATAGGCTTTGCTGGATTAAGCCTTTTTATAAAAGAGATAAAAGAAAAAGGTAAAAAATACACTGCTTTATACGGAGCGAGAAAAAAAGAAGAGCTATCTATGATAGAGTGGATAGAAAAAAATCAGGTAGAGGTTATATATTACACTGACGATGGAAGTTTTGGTAAGAAAGGTTTAATAACTCAAGATTTAGAAAAAATAATAGAAGATAACCCTGAAGCTCCATTGTTGGTATGCGGTCCTAAGGGAATGATGAAAGCTGTAAGTAAAATAGCTATAAGTAAAAACAGACCTTGTTATCTATCGTTAGAAAGTAGAATGGCTTGTGGTATTGGAATATGTGTAGGATGTGTAGTAAAAGATAAAAGCAAAGATACCTATGTAAGAGTTTGTTATGAAGGGCCTGTTTTTGAGGCAAAAGAGATTGAAATACTTTAA
- a CDS encoding peroxiredoxin has protein sequence MEKAKDFCLQGIDENSNQITFCLKDYLGKGKDIILYFYPKDNTPGCTTEACDFRDNFNLLKDYAIVVGVSPDSIESHKKFKEKYGLNFILLSDPDKKVMQEYGAYGEKCMYGKKTMGVIRSTFIIDPEGNIKKAWKNVKAKGHVDQILKFYGVKK, from the coding sequence ATGGAAAAAGCAAAAGACTTTTGCCTGCAAGGGATAGATGAAAATTCAAATCAAATAACTTTTTGCTTAAAAGATTATCTTGGAAAAGGAAAAGACATAATCCTTTACTTTTATCCAAAAGATAATACGCCAGGGTGTACTACGGAAGCTTGCGATTTTAGAGATAACTTTAACTTGCTAAAAGATTATGCAATTGTAGTAGGTGTAAGTCCAGACTCAATTGAAAGTCATAAAAAGTTTAAAGAAAAATACGGCTTAAACTTTATTCTTTTATCTGACCCTGATAAAAAAGTTATGCAAGAGTATGGTGCATACGGAGAAAAGTGTATGTACGGTAAAAAGACAATGGGTGTAATAAGGTCTACGTTTATAATAGACCCAGAAGGAAATATAAAGAAAGCTTGGAAAAATGTAAAAGCAAAAGGACACGTTGACCAAATTCTTAAGTTTTACGGAGTTAAAAAGTGA
- the dnaE gene encoding DNA polymerase III subunit alpha — protein sequence MGKDFVHLHLHTHYSLLDGAIKIKDLAKKAVEYGYKAVGLTDHGNIFGAVEFYQEMKSVGIKPIIGMESYFTNNRFERKGEGSDDILTDKNYHLILFAKDKTGFKNLMKLSSLAYTEGFYYKPRIDWELLEKYHEGLICQTACLKGFIPNLLSKGQYEEAKKYAKRLKDIFGEDLYFEIQVNGLEEQEEANKGIIKLAKELGVKVVGTNDSHYLNPEDQPAHDVIKALQMKETLQSLQEKGKAFKVKGLHFTSPEEMYEKFKGYEEYLKNTMEIAEKCDVEIDTVETRGYLFPTYQIPGIENPTQEDIKAYFKKLAKEGLEKRLEREKNISKKKLQEYKERLQYEIDVINKMGFAEYFLIVQDFINYAKNNGIPVGPGRGSAGGSLVAYCLGITEIDPLKHGLIFERFLNPERISMPDIDVDFCMDNREKVIEYVKNKYGEDSVAQIITFNFMKSKMVIRDVARVLGFPYQEADRIAKMILPGPIQGSTLTIDENLEANPDFKKLYETDPKVRQLLDLARKLEGSARHTGIHAAGIVIAPGPLDEYVPVYRDKDGNKATQFEMKTLEQLGLVKMDFLGLKTLTELDLMKKLIKQRHGIEINYQDLPLDDENVYKLLQSGKTTGVFQLESKGMQDLLVRLKPTVFDEIIAILALFRPGPLMSGMVDEYIERKHGRKPIEYPFNEVKDILKETYGLCLTGDTLITLSDGSRIPIKEIVDKNLTGTEVLTVNIKSNKITKSKITHCFDNGIKDVYKITLSNGLEIKATADHKFLTPFGWKKVKDLCIEKDLLAIPIKIEINGKEYDENKLRILAYLLADGYLSKSGICFVNKDVNLIETFKQSVLSAFSNVKFLEYKRKRNVWNIYVTSNKRNSYNSNPLINWFKELGLFNKRSNEKFIPEFVFSLNKESIAKFLAYYWDCDGYVGKKLCHIKTVSKKVAYGIYSLLLRIGIKAHIYKSYYNNKTAYQITVYDLEKFNKEIFPYMSSNKKERKMQNTNGNTYYPKEMVLQKVKKYCKEFNLSQRKFSELTGLQRNNLFNRDNIFVSTKTLEKLAPVIEDEDIFKLLDGDIGFVPVKNIEYVGKEHVYDIEVENTHNFIANDIISHNCIYQEQIMFMSNILSGFSMAEADTLRKAIGKKNPETMAKMKGRFIEGAVERGFDREKVEKLWDDIEKFASYSFNKSHSTAYAYLTYWTAWVKTYYTDEFFAVKLSTEANDSKFLNLLVDMENFNIKLLPPDVNKSMAEFYIESPKNIRFGLARIKNVGESSAKEIVKEREKNGSFVDIFDFCERLDTKTANKRVLESLIKAGAFDFEKIDRAILLNNVDKAISSGQKARESKIAGQSSLFALTTTPVVNVKHIYDDTGIKKLTEREKLKYEKEVLGFYLSGHPINAYKKELKGKVSKVGEIYDLVFSGKRPEGDIKVKFAGVVDEIKLKKTKSGNTMMIFNFSDETGQIDCRAFPEKLENKDLLQDDNIVVLEGFIEIDEEQEKISMNVINVEPIDEYLKDIKGIKIRMPKEKAMNGLLPKLQQLFKEHRGDKDVIIHLYGKNFECEIQLHSDFCVSLEDEFKHKLLQHVAEKDVMYF from the coding sequence AGCTGTTGAGTATGGATACAAAGCTGTAGGTCTAACAGACCACGGAAACATATTCGGAGCTGTAGAGTTTTACCAAGAGATGAAAAGTGTAGGTATAAAACCTATCATCGGTATGGAAAGCTACTTTACAAACAATAGATTTGAAAGGAAAGGTGAAGGGTCTGACGACATACTTACAGATAAAAATTATCATCTTATACTGTTTGCAAAGGATAAAACAGGATTTAAAAATCTTATGAAGCTGTCTTCTTTGGCATACACAGAAGGGTTTTACTACAAACCAAGAATAGACTGGGAGCTACTGGAAAAGTACCACGAAGGACTTATATGTCAAACAGCTTGTTTAAAAGGTTTTATCCCAAACCTTCTTTCAAAGGGACAGTACGAAGAAGCAAAAAAGTACGCAAAAAGATTAAAGGATATATTTGGAGAAGACCTTTATTTTGAGATACAGGTAAACGGTTTAGAAGAGCAAGAAGAGGCTAACAAAGGTATCATAAAACTTGCAAAAGAGTTAGGTGTAAAGGTTGTAGGGACAAATGATTCTCACTACTTAAACCCTGAAGACCAGCCAGCTCACGACGTTATAAAAGCTCTACAAATGAAAGAAACACTACAAAGCCTTCAAGAAAAGGGAAAAGCGTTTAAAGTAAAAGGTCTTCACTTTACATCTCCAGAGGAGATGTATGAAAAGTTTAAAGGTTATGAAGAGTATCTTAAAAACACGATGGAGATAGCAGAAAAGTGTGATGTGGAAATAGATACGGTAGAAACAAGGGGTTATCTCTTCCCTACGTATCAAATTCCTGGTATAGAAAATCCAACCCAAGAGGATATAAAGGCATACTTTAAAAAGTTAGCAAAAGAAGGATTAGAAAAAAGACTTGAAAGAGAAAAAAATATATCTAAAAAAAAACTACAAGAGTACAAGGAAAGACTTCAGTACGAAATAGATGTTATAAACAAGATGGGATTTGCAGAATACTTCCTTATAGTTCAAGACTTTATAAACTACGCAAAAAATAACGGTATTCCTGTTGGTCCTGGAAGAGGTTCTGCTGGAGGTTCTTTAGTAGCTTACTGTCTTGGTATAACAGAGATTGACCCGTTGAAGCACGGTCTTATCTTTGAAAGATTTTTAAATCCTGAAAGAATATCAATGCCTGATATAGACGTTGACTTTTGTATGGATAATAGAGAAAAAGTTATTGAATACGTTAAAAATAAGTATGGAGAAGATAGCGTTGCTCAGATAATAACGTTTAACTTTATGAAGTCTAAGATGGTTATCAGAGACGTTGCAAGAGTTTTAGGTTTTCCTTACCAAGAAGCTGATAGAATAGCAAAAATGATTCTTCCTGGTCCAATTCAAGGTAGTACCTTAACAATAGATGAAAACCTTGAAGCAAACCCTGATTTTAAAAAACTATACGAAACTGACCCTAAAGTAAGACAGCTTTTAGACCTTGCAAGGAAGTTAGAAGGTTCTGCAAGACACACAGGTATCCACGCAGCTGGAATAGTTATAGCACCAGGTCCTTTAGATGAGTACGTTCCAGTCTACAGAGATAAAGACGGAAACAAAGCAACTCAGTTTGAGATGAAAACCTTAGAACAGCTTGGTTTAGTAAAAATGGATTTTTTAGGTCTAAAAACCCTTACAGAATTAGACCTAATGAAAAAACTTATAAAACAAAGACACGGTATAGAGATAAACTACCAAGACCTGCCCCTTGACGATGAAAACGTTTACAAACTACTTCAATCAGGAAAAACAACTGGCGTATTCCAGCTTGAAAGTAAAGGAATGCAAGACCTGTTAGTAAGACTAAAACCAACCGTCTTTGATGAGATAATAGCTATCCTTGCACTGTTTAGACCTGGACCTTTAATGAGCGGAATGGTAGATGAGTACATAGAAAGAAAACATGGAAGAAAACCTATAGAGTACCCATTTAACGAAGTAAAAGACATTTTAAAAGAAACCTATGGTCTTTGCTTAACGGGAGATACATTAATAACTTTGTCTGACGGTTCAAGAATTCCTATAAAGGAAATAGTAGATAAAAACCTGACTGGAACTGAAGTTCTAACTGTAAATATAAAAAGTAATAAAATAACAAAAAGTAAAATAACCCACTGTTTTGATAATGGAATAAAAGATGTTTACAAAATTACCCTCTCTAACGGTTTAGAGATAAAAGCAACTGCTGACCACAAATTTTTGACGCCATTTGGCTGGAAAAAAGTAAAAGATTTATGTATTGAAAAAGATTTATTAGCTATTCCAATAAAAATAGAGATAAATGGTAAAGAATATGATGAAAATAAACTTAGAATATTAGCTTATTTATTAGCCGATGGATATTTAAGTAAAAGTGGAATATGTTTTGTTAATAAAGATGTAAATTTAATAGAAACATTTAAACAATCTGTATTATCTGCATTTTCTAACGTAAAGTTTTTAGAGTATAAAAGAAAAAGAAATGTATGGAACATATATGTAACCTCTAATAAAAGAAATTCTTATAACTCTAATCCATTAATAAACTGGTTTAAAGAATTGGGTCTTTTTAATAAAAGAAGTAATGAAAAATTTATTCCAGAATTTGTATTTTCTTTAAACAAAGAAAGTATTGCAAAATTTTTAGCTTATTACTGGGATTGTGATGGTTATGTAGGAAAAAAATTATGTCATATAAAAACCGTCTCTAAAAAGGTAGCATACGGAATTTATTCATTACTATTGAGAATTGGAATAAAAGCTCACATTTATAAATCTTATTACAACAATAAAACTGCTTACCAAATTACAGTTTACGATTTAGAAAAATTCAATAAAGAAATTTTTCCTTATATGTCTTCCAATAAAAAAGAAAGAAAAATGCAAAACACTAATGGAAATACTTATTATCCGAAGGAAATGGTGCTTCAAAAGGTTAAAAAATATTGTAAAGAGTTTAATCTTTCTCAGAGAAAATTTTCCGAACTAACAGGTTTACAGAGGAACAATCTTTTTAACAGAGATAATATTTTTGTATCAACTAAAACTTTAGAAAAATTAGCTCCAGTTATTGAAGATGAAGATATTTTTAAACTTTTAGATGGAGATATTGGATTTGTTCCTGTTAAAAATATTGAGTATGTTGGAAAAGAACATGTTTATGACATAGAAGTTGAAAATACTCATAATTTCATAGCTAACGACATTATTTCTCACAACTGTATTTACCAAGAGCAGATAATGTTTATGTCTAACATACTCTCAGGATTTTCAATGGCAGAAGCTGACACGTTAAGAAAAGCAATAGGAAAGAAAAATCCTGAGACTATGGCAAAAATGAAAGGAAGATTTATCGAGGGAGCTGTAGAGAGAGGTTTTGACAGAGAGAAAGTAGAAAAGCTATGGGACGATATAGAAAAGTTTGCTTCATACTCTTTCAACAAATCCCACTCCACAGCATACGCATACCTAACCTACTGGACTGCTTGGGTTAAAACTTACTACACGGATGAATTTTTTGCAGTAAAACTATCTACGGAAGCAAATGATAGCAAATTTTTAAATCTTCTTGTAGATATGGAAAACTTTAACATAAAACTACTACCACCAGACGTTAACAAAAGTATGGCAGAGTTTTACATAGAATCTCCTAAAAACATAAGATTTGGACTTGCAAGGATAAAGAACGTAGGAGAGTCTTCTGCAAAAGAGATAGTTAAAGAGAGAGAAAAAAATGGATCGTTTGTTGACATCTTTGATTTTTGTGAAAGACTTGACACAAAAACAGCAAACAAGAGAGTATTAGAAAGTCTTATAAAAGCAGGAGCTTTTGATTTTGAAAAGATAGATAGAGCTATTTTACTTAACAACGTAGATAAAGCAATATCTTCAGGACAGAAAGCAAGAGAAAGTAAAATAGCAGGACAGAGCTCCCTTTTTGCTTTAACAACAACCCCTGTTGTAAACGTAAAACACATTTACGACGATACAGGAATCAAAAAACTTACAGAGAGAGAAAAACTAAAGTATGAAAAAGAAGTTTTAGGATTCTACCTTTCTGGACATCCGATAAATGCTTACAAAAAAGAGCTAAAAGGAAAAGTATCAAAAGTAGGAGAAATATACGACCTTGTATTTAGCGGTAAAAGACCAGAAGGAGACATAAAAGTAAAGTTTGCTGGCGTTGTAGATGAAATTAAGCTTAAAAAGACAAAGTCTGGAAACACGATGATGATATTTAACTTTTCTGATGAAACAGGACAGATAGACTGTAGAGCTTTTCCAGAAAAACTTGAAAACAAAGACCTTTTACAAGATGACAACATAGTTGTATTAGAAGGTTTTATAGAAATAGATGAAGAACAGGAGAAGATATCAATGAATGTAATAAACGTAGAGCCAATAGATGAGTATTTAAAAGATATAAAAGGTATAAAAATAAGAATGCCAAAAGAAAAAGCTATGAACGGCTTACTTCCTAAACTTCAACAACTTTTTAAAGAACATAGAGGAGACAAAGACGTTATAATCCACCTCTACGGCAAAAACTTTGAGTGTGAGATACAGCTCCACTCAGATTTTTGTGTAAGTTTAGAAGATGAGTTTAAACACAAACTACTGCAGCATGTAGCAGAAAAAGATGTAATGTATTTTTAG
- a CDS encoding viral A-type inclusion protein has product MKYFKFLVIILIIYTQTFAEQMVVEPKVIEYKGVKEDQLRKVEGQVQFLYQKQKSLEEKLSQIENIKGLSQKDKEILQLLTSDIEEIKQNQKILDSKLEKLYSYINRSLILQNIIQFVIFSIFIVFMYLLYKYKKDTNQEIKEVNEKVEKLVEKDESEIIISLTEKAKDDPKAAVILKAYLDSRRKENEV; this is encoded by the coding sequence TTGAAATACTTTAAATTTTTAGTAATAATTTTAATCATCTACACTCAAACATTTGCAGAACAGATGGTAGTAGAGCCTAAAGTAATAGAGTATAAAGGTGTGAAAGAGGATCAACTGAGAAAAGTTGAGGGTCAAGTACAATTTTTATATCAAAAACAGAAAAGTCTTGAAGAAAAACTCTCACAAATAGAAAACATAAAAGGTCTTTCTCAAAAGGATAAAGAAATCCTACAGCTGCTTACCTCAGATATAGAAGAGATTAAGCAAAATCAAAAAATTCTTGATAGTAAGTTGGAAAAACTTTACAGCTACATAAATAGATCGTTAATACTTCAAAACATAATACAGTTTGTAATATTCAGTATTTTTATAGTGTTTATGTACCTACTTTATAAGTATAAAAAAGATACAAATCAAGAGATAAAAGAGGTTAATGAGAAGGTTGAAAAATTGGTAGAAAAAGATGAATCAGAGATTATAATAAGTCTTACGGAAAAAGCTAAAGATGACCCAAAAGCAGCTGTTATATTGAAAGCTTATTTAGACAGCAGGAGGAAAGAAAATGAAGTATGA
- the hisIE gene encoding bifunctional phosphoribosyl-AMP cyclohydrolase/phosphoribosyl-ATP diphosphatase HisIE: MLDIDSVIKFDENGLVPVIAQNYYSGKILMQAYANKEAIQETIKSGYATYYSRSRKSLWKKGETSGNLQKVIDIRVDCDEDSVVYLVVEEGPACHTGEESCFYRNIDLEKDTKPLPFEILHKLYEKVEERRKLKPENSYVAKLFEKGSDKIIQKVGEEAVETIIALKNKNKDEIVYEVSDLIFHLIVALVDSGVELKDIQEELLKRYK, translated from the coding sequence TTGTTAGATATTGATAGTGTTATTAAGTTTGATGAAAACGGATTAGTTCCAGTTATAGCTCAAAACTATTACTCTGGAAAAATTCTTATGCAAGCTTACGCAAATAAAGAAGCTATACAAGAGACTATAAAATCAGGATACGCTACATACTACTCAAGGTCAAGAAAGTCTTTATGGAAAAAAGGAGAAACTTCAGGAAACCTACAGAAAGTTATAGACATAAGAGTTGATTGTGATGAAGACAGCGTTGTTTATCTTGTAGTTGAAGAAGGTCCAGCTTGTCATACAGGAGAAGAAAGTTGCTTTTATAGAAATATAGATTTAGAAAAAGATACAAAACCACTTCCTTTTGAAATTTTACATAAGCTGTATGAAAAAGTTGAAGAGAGAAGAAAGTTAAAACCAGAAAACTCTTACGTTGCAAAACTGTTTGAAAAAGGTTCTGATAAGATTATACAGAAAGTGGGAGAAGAAGCTGTAGAAACGATTATAGCCCTTAAAAATAAAAATAAAGATGAAATTGTGTACGAAGTATCTGACTTAATTTTTCATTTAATTGTTGCGTTGGTTGACTCGGGAGTGGAGTTAAAAGACATACAAGAAGAGTTATTAAAAAGATACAAATAG
- a CDS encoding HU family DNA-binding protein: MKRADIVNMIHKDKDLNLSLDKRDIHKIVNDTFDMISDYLTTDPKEGKKVMISGFGTFIIKRRKGKIGRNPKTGEEKLIPDRLGISFKAGKELKKKINQK, from the coding sequence ATGAAGAGAGCTGACATAGTTAACATGATTCATAAGGACAAAGATTTAAATTTAAGTTTAGATAAAAGGGACATTCACAAAATAGTCAACGATACCTTTGATATGATTTCAGACTACCTTACAACAGACCCAAAAGAAGGTAAAAAGGTAATGATATCAGGTTTTGGTACGTTTATTATTAAAAGAAGAAAAGGGAAAATAGGAAGAAACCCTAAAACTGGTGAAGAAAAGTTGATTCCAGATAGACTTGGAATATCTTTTAAAGCTGGAAAAGAGTTAAAGAAAAAAATAAATCAAAAATAA
- the surE gene encoding 5'/3'-nucleotidase SurE, with translation MKKLVFLTNDDGYQSKGLLAIRQELLNAGYEVITITPDRNMSGTSHSLTFTRPLKIVELEKNFYYVADGTPADCVHLGINVILNGKKPDLLVSGINTGPNIGNDVFYSGTVGAAREGTLFDIPSIALSVGSSKNPNYQEIAQVAMKIINVVALQGLPKGTFLNVNIPTIPKNQIKGFLLTKQGRSAYKEEIVKYLSPSKEEYYWIGGEEALLEECQPGTDYTAIKERYVSITPIKLDLTDYQAFEELDKRDFLSEIMRI, from the coding sequence ATGAAAAAATTAGTATTTTTAACAAATGATGATGGTTATCAATCAAAAGGTCTTTTAGCCATAAGACAAGAGCTCCTAAACGCAGGATACGAAGTAATAACTATAACGCCAGATAGAAATATGTCTGGAACAAGCCATTCTCTAACTTTTACAAGACCACTTAAAATAGTTGAGCTTGAAAAAAACTTTTACTATGTGGCAGATGGAACTCCAGCAGACTGTGTACACTTAGGGATAAATGTAATACTAAATGGTAAAAAACCAGACTTATTAGTATCAGGTATAAACACAGGTCCAAACATAGGAAACGATGTTTTTTACTCTGGAACGGTAGGAGCTGCAAGGGAAGGAACTTTGTTTGATATTCCTTCAATAGCCTTATCTGTAGGATCATCTAAAAATCCAAATTACCAAGAGATTGCTCAAGTTGCAATGAAAATTATTAATGTAGTAGCTTTACAAGGACTTCCAAAGGGAACATTTTTAAACGTAAACATTCCTACAATTCCAAAAAATCAGATAAAAGGATTCTTACTTACAAAACAAGGAAGAAGTGCTTATAAAGAAGAGATAGTTAAATACTTATCTCCTTCAAAAGAAGAGTATTACTGGATAGGTGGAGAAGAAGCTCTCCTTGAAGAGTGTCAGCCGGGAACAGATTACACAGCAATCAAAGAAAGGTATGTATCTATTACACCTATAAAGTTAGACCTTACAGACTATCAAGCATTTGAAGAACTTGACAAAAGAGATTTTCTATCTGAAATAATGAGGATTTAA
- a CDS encoding gamma carbonic anhydrase family protein gives MAIIKPYKGIYPKIDPTVFIAENAVIIGDVEIDKDSSVWYNVVIRGDVNYIRIGERTNVQDGTIIHVDHKKYPTVIGNNVTIGHKVMIHACTIEDFCLIGMSATIMDGVVVGKQSIVAAGALVTPGKIIEPQSLWAGVPAKFVRKLTEEELNWLEKSAENYVKYKNSYLEEPK, from the coding sequence ATGGCAATAATTAAACCCTATAAAGGAATCTATCCTAAGATAGACCCTACTGTCTTCATTGCAGAAAACGCAGTAATAATAGGAGACGTAGAGATAGATAAAGATAGTAGTGTATGGTATAACGTTGTTATCAGAGGAGATGTTAACTACATTAGAATTGGAGAAAGGACAAACGTTCAAGATGGAACTATAATACACGTTGACCACAAAAAGTATCCAACTGTAATTGGCAACAACGTTACGATAGGACATAAAGTGATGATTCATGCTTGTACTATTGAAGACTTCTGCCTTATAGGTATGTCTGCTACAATTATGGACGGTGTAGTAGTAGGAAAACAGTCAATAGTAGCTGCTGGAGCTTTAGTAACACCTGGAAAAATTATAGAGCCTCAATCTCTATGGGCAGGTGTTCCTGCAAAATTTGTAAGGAAACTTACAGAAGAAGAGTTAAATTGGCTGGAAAAATCAGCTGAAAATTATGTAAAATATAAGAATAGTTATCTTGAGGAACCAAAATGA
- the trpE gene encoding anthranilate synthase component I, with amino-acid sequence MVSLTFEQFKSLTKDYNVIPIYKEILLDVDTPLSVYFKIASAGRFNYILESVEKGENVGRYSFIGSSENFYIRSKKDTVEIYNKGKIYYKQTKDPIEELKKLTERFKPYKDSNLPPFWGGYVGYIGYDIVKFYEPVGDYKPDVLNIPDMYLFLSDEVIAFDNLTNKIKIIVSAVLSEDTNVEDAYNTALRKIENIEQKLNREVQIKRLSLSKKEVDLKSWQSNFTKEDFEKAVLKAKEYITEGDIIQVVLSQRFSKKLKVDPSDIYRSIRVINPSPYLFYLDFNDIKVVGSSPEILVSVIDGKILTKPIAGTRPRGKTPQEDLKLREELINDEKERAEHLMLVDLARNDVGKVAKRGSVKVDRFMYIENYSHVMHIVSDVSGVLKEGLHPLDVFKSVFPVGTVSGAPKVRAMQIIEELEPDKRGIYAGGVGYISFDGNLDTAIAIRTAVIVDDIVYVQAGAGIVADSQPEKEWLETVNKAKAMMTAIELVE; translated from the coding sequence ATGGTAAGTTTAACGTTTGAACAATTTAAATCTCTGACAAAAGATTACAACGTTATTCCTATTTATAAAGAGATACTTCTTGATGTTGACACTCCTTTATCCGTTTACTTTAAAATAGCATCTGCTGGAAGGTTTAACTACATATTAGAAAGTGTAGAAAAAGGAGAGAATGTAGGAAGGTACTCTTTTATTGGTTCTTCTGAAAATTTTTACATAAGGTCAAAAAAAGATACTGTTGAGATTTACAATAAAGGAAAAATCTACTATAAACAAACAAAAGACCCAATAGAAGAGTTAAAAAAGTTAACTGAGAGATTTAAACCGTATAAAGACAGCAATCTTCCGCCTTTTTGGGGTGGATATGTAGGTTATATAGGCTACGATATTGTAAAGTTTTACGAGCCTGTTGGTGATTACAAACCTGATGTTTTAAACATTCCTGATATGTACTTATTTTTAAGTGATGAAGTGATAGCCTTTGATAACCTAACAAACAAGATTAAAATAATTGTATCAGCTGTCTTATCAGAAGATACAAACGTAGAAGATGCCTACAATACAGCATTAAGAAAAATAGAGAATATAGAGCAAAAGTTAAATAGAGAAGTTCAGATAAAAAGACTTTCTCTATCTAAAAAGGAAGTAGATTTAAAAAGCTGGCAATCTAACTTTACAAAAGAAGATTTTGAAAAGGCAGTTTTAAAAGCAAAAGAGTATATCACAGAAGGAGACATAATTCAGGTAGTCTTATCTCAAAGATTTTCTAAAAAACTAAAAGTTGACCCATCTGATATATACAGGTCAATCAGAGTTATAAACCCATCTCCTTATTTATTTTACTTAGACTTTAACGATATAAAAGTGGTAGGGTCTTCTCCAGAGATTTTAGTCAGTGTGATAGATGGAAAAATATTAACAAAACCAATTGCAGGCACAAGACCAAGAGGAAAAACGCCCCAAGAGGACTTAAAACTCAGAGAAGAACTTATAAACGATGAAAAAGAAAGAGCTGAACATCTTATGCTGGTAGACCTTGCAAGGAATGACGTTGGTAAGGTAGCAAAAAGAGGTAGTGTAAAAGTTGACAGGTTTATGTATATAGAAAACTACTCTCACGTAATGCACATAGTTTCTGATGTTTCAGGGGTTTTAAAAGAAGGATTACATCCTTTAGATGTTTTTAAATCTGTCTTTCCTGTTGGGACTGTAAGTGGAGCTCCGAAAGTAAGAGCTATGCAAATAATAGAAGAGTTAGAGCCAGATAAAAGAGGTATCTATGCAGGTGGAGTAGGATATATATCCTTTGACGGTAATCTTGATACTGCTATTGCCATAAGAACAGCTGTAATAGTAGATGATATAGTTTACGTTCAAGCAGGAGCTGGCATAGTAGCCGACTCTCAGCCAGAAAAAGAATGGCTTGAAACTGTAAATAAAGCAAAAGCTATGATGACCGCAATAGAGTTGGTAGAGTAG